Proteins from a single region of Lysinibacillus sp. JNUCC-52:
- a CDS encoding ABC transporter ATP-binding protein codes for MTKTGAKKILEIKNVKQYFGSSNNPIKAVDGISFDVYEGETLGLVGESGCGKSTTGRSIIRLYDITEGEIIFDGENVHGKKSKSDLKKFNRQMQMIFQDPYASLNPRMTAGEIIAEAFDIHGLYTDKKERREKINQLLEAVGLNKEHANRYAHEFSGGQRQRIGIARALSLDPKFIIADEPISALDVSIQAQVVNLLKQLQKERGLTYLFIAHDLSMVKYISDRIAVMYRGKIMEIGKADDIYNHPVHPYTKSLLSAIPLPDPMSEKRRQRIPYKHTEVDESATYHEVGEQHYVYGTADLVKTWVANK; via the coding sequence ATGACTAAAACAGGTGCAAAAAAAATTCTTGAAATTAAAAACGTAAAGCAATATTTCGGTTCATCAAACAACCCTATTAAAGCTGTTGATGGTATTAGCTTTGATGTTTATGAAGGTGAAACACTTGGACTTGTTGGAGAATCAGGCTGTGGTAAATCGACGACTGGTCGCTCAATCATTCGCCTATATGATATTACAGAGGGTGAAATTATTTTCGACGGTGAAAATGTCCATGGTAAAAAATCGAAGAGCGATTTAAAGAAATTTAATCGTCAAATGCAAATGATTTTCCAAGATCCATACGCATCGTTAAACCCTCGTATGACAGCTGGAGAAATCATTGCAGAAGCTTTCGATATTCATGGTTTATATACGGATAAGAAAGAACGTCGCGAAAAAATCAACCAATTGCTTGAAGCTGTAGGTTTAAACAAAGAGCACGCAAATCGTTACGCACATGAATTCTCAGGTGGTCAACGTCAACGTATTGGTATCGCTCGTGCGCTTAGCTTAGATCCTAAGTTCATCATTGCCGATGAACCAATCTCTGCACTTGACGTATCGATTCAAGCGCAAGTTGTTAACTTATTAAAACAACTACAAAAAGAACGTGGCTTAACATACCTTTTCATTGCCCATGACCTTTCAATGGTTAAATACATCAGTGATCGTATCGCTGTTATGTACCGTGGTAAAATTATGGAAATTGGTAAAGCTGATGATATTTACAATCATCCTGTTCATCCTTATACAAAATCATTATTATCAGCAATTCCGCTTCCAGACCCAATGTCAGAAAAACGCCGTCAACGTATTCCTTACAAGCATACAGAAGTTGATGAAAGCGCAACATATCATGAAGTTGGCGAACAACATTATGTATATGGCACTGCTGACCTTGTGAAAACTTGGGTTGCCAATAAATAA
- a CDS encoding ABC transporter ATP-binding protein, with the protein MSKTILEVKDLKINFKTYAGLVHAVRGVNFDLKEGETLAIVGESGSGKSVTSNALMKLIPQPPGIYESGQILFNGRDLIPLTDKEMSKVRGNDIAMIFQDPMTSLNPTMKVGRQITEVILQHKKVSKADAKNRAIELLTQVGIPFPEKRYNQYPHEFSGGMRQRVVIAIALAADPKLLIADEPTTALDVTIQAQILELMKEIQKSSKTSIIFITHDLGVVANVADRVAVMYAGQIVEYGTVNDIFYNPKHPYTWGLLGSMPDLDSNEDELLRTIPGSPPDLTNPPKGDAFAARNEFAMAIDYEQEPPMFQVSDTHFAKTWLLHPDAPKIPLPDAVAKRIEGFLAKEAEFND; encoded by the coding sequence ATGAGTAAAACAATTTTAGAAGTAAAAGATTTAAAAATTAACTTTAAAACATATGCAGGACTTGTCCATGCTGTGCGTGGTGTAAACTTTGATTTAAAAGAAGGTGAAACACTAGCAATCGTTGGTGAATCTGGCTCTGGTAAGAGTGTTACGAGTAATGCCTTAATGAAATTAATTCCACAGCCACCTGGTATTTATGAGTCAGGACAAATTTTATTTAACGGTCGTGATTTAATTCCACTTACTGATAAAGAAATGTCAAAAGTACGCGGAAATGATATTGCTATGATCTTCCAGGATCCAATGACAAGTTTGAATCCAACTATGAAGGTCGGACGTCAAATAACTGAAGTAATTTTGCAACATAAGAAAGTTTCGAAGGCTGATGCTAAAAATCGCGCAATCGAACTTTTAACGCAAGTAGGTATTCCATTCCCTGAAAAACGTTACAATCAATATCCACATGAGTTTTCAGGCGGGATGCGTCAACGTGTTGTAATCGCTATCGCACTTGCTGCTGATCCTAAGCTGTTAATTGCCGATGAGCCAACAACAGCATTGGACGTAACAATCCAAGCACAAATTTTAGAATTAATGAAAGAAATTCAAAAAAGTTCTAAAACTTCTATCATTTTCATTACGCATGACTTAGGCGTTGTAGCTAACGTGGCAGACCGCGTAGCCGTTATGTATGCTGGTCAAATCGTCGAGTATGGTACAGTAAATGATATTTTCTATAATCCAAAACATCCTTATACATGGGGATTACTTGGTTCTATGCCTGATTTAGATAGTAATGAGGACGAGCTATTACGTACGATTCCTGGTTCACCTCCAGATCTTACTAACCCTCCAAAGGGAGATGCTTTTGCTGCTCGTAACGAATTTGCAATGGCGATTGACTATGAGCAAGAGCCGCCAATGTTCCAAGTAAGCGATACTCACTTTGCAAAAACTTGGTTGTTACATCCTGATGCGCCAAAAATTCCACTTCCAGATGCGGTTGCTAAACGTATTGAGGGCTTTTTAGCGAAGGAGGCAGAATTCAATGACTAA
- a CDS encoding peptide ABC transporter substrate-binding protein, with the protein MNKNKKFLLLTVLAVFSLVLAACGFGGDSSDKAKDDKKDSGSSETASSKELNVVVASEPPSLHPQLATDTTSGAILQNVFEGLMVLDLDGKPAPGMAESYTESEDLLTYTFKLRDAKWTNGDPVVAGDFEYAWKWALNPENLSEYASLLYPIKGAEAYNLGEGSADDVGVKAEDDKTLVVTLQQPTAYFLELVAFKTYAPLNQKVVEGNDNWYTDAGENFVTNGPFTLDTWKHNDSVVLKKNPEYWDASSVALDTVNIGMVENEATASTMFKTGEIDYLGSPYQTVSLDEIDGFKADGSLQIADYAGVYWYKFNTTDKITGNANIRKALTLAIDRQGLIDNITKGEQKPALGMVPSAISGFEEDRGYFKDNDIEGAKAALEAGMKELGIKDPKDLKINVSFNTSEGHASIAQFIQEGWSKNLGITVGLDNSEWQVYLEKLNVLDYQVGRMGWIADYNDAYSFLEMYDTAANGNNDTGWENPKYKELLKQSIAEGDSAKRLDLLKQAESIAVSEFPVAPIYYYTNLSVVDKKVKNMVPDILGNIKLKYVDVE; encoded by the coding sequence ATGAATAAGAACAAAAAGTTTTTATTACTAACAGTCCTTGCAGTATTTTCACTAGTACTTGCTGCATGTGGCTTCGGTGGAGATTCGTCTGACAAAGCAAAAGACGATAAAAAAGATTCTGGTTCTTCAGAAACAGCTTCTTCAAAAGAGTTGAATGTAGTTGTAGCTTCTGAGCCGCCATCTTTACATCCACAACTTGCAACAGATACAACTTCTGGAGCAATTCTTCAAAATGTATTTGAAGGTTTAATGGTTTTAGACCTTGATGGAAAACCAGCTCCTGGTATGGCAGAAAGCTATACAGAGAGTGAAGATTTATTAACTTACACTTTCAAATTACGTGATGCAAAATGGACAAACGGAGATCCAGTAGTTGCTGGCGACTTCGAATATGCTTGGAAATGGGCTTTAAATCCTGAAAACTTATCAGAGTACGCATCTTTACTTTACCCAATTAAAGGCGCTGAAGCTTATAACTTAGGCGAAGGTTCTGCTGATGATGTTGGTGTTAAAGCTGAAGATGACAAAACTTTAGTTGTAACTTTACAACAACCAACTGCTTACTTCTTAGAGTTAGTTGCATTTAAAACATATGCTCCTTTAAATCAAAAAGTAGTTGAAGGCAATGATAACTGGTACACTGATGCTGGTGAAAACTTCGTAACGAACGGACCATTCACATTAGATACTTGGAAACACAATGATTCAGTAGTATTAAAGAAAAACCCTGAGTATTGGGATGCTTCTAGTGTAGCTCTAGATACTGTAAACATTGGTATGGTTGAAAATGAAGCAACTGCTTCAACAATGTTCAAAACTGGAGAAATCGATTATTTAGGTTCTCCTTATCAAACAGTTTCACTTGATGAAATTGATGGCTTTAAAGCAGACGGTTCATTACAAATCGCTGACTATGCTGGTGTATACTGGTATAAATTCAATACAACAGACAAAATTACTGGAAACGCTAACATCCGTAAAGCGTTAACTTTAGCAATCGATCGTCAAGGCTTAATTGACAACATTACTAAAGGTGAACAAAAACCTGCTTTAGGTATGGTTCCATCTGCAATTAGCGGTTTTGAAGAAGACCGTGGTTACTTCAAAGATAACGATATCGAAGGTGCTAAAGCAGCACTTGAAGCTGGTATGAAAGAACTTGGTATTAAAGATCCAAAAGATCTTAAAATTAATGTTTCATTCAATACAAGTGAAGGACATGCTTCTATTGCTCAATTCATCCAAGAAGGCTGGAGCAAAAACCTTGGTATTACTGTAGGTCTTGATAACTCTGAATGGCAAGTGTATTTAGAAAAACTTAACGTTCTTGACTACCAAGTAGGACGTATGGGTTGGATTGCTGACTACAACGATGCTTATTCATTCCTTGAAATGTATGATACAGCAGCAAATGGTAACAACGATACAGGCTGGGAAAACCCTAAATACAAAGAATTGTTAAAACAATCTATTGCTGAAGGTGATTCTGCTAAACGTTTAGACCTATTAAAACAAGCTGAATCTATCGCAGTTTCTGAATTCCCTGTTGCGCCAATCTACTACTACACTAACCTTTCAGTAGTTGATAAAAAAGTTAAAAACATGGTTCCAGATATTTTAGGTAACATTAAACTTAAATATGTTGATGTGGAATAA
- a CDS encoding ABC transporter permease codes for MIKYILKRLMYILLALFVIVTATFFLMRLAPGSPFASERNFPPQIEEKLNETYGLNNPWYIQYKDYLIDTASFNFGESMKYKARSTNDMINESFPVSLTLGIEAMLLAIGFGVLIGVVSALYHNKWPDYLATTFAVLGISVPSFILAGLMQYFLAFKLGWFPVSGWKGFIYSVLPALAIAFSHMGFIAKLTRSSMLEQNSSDYVKMARAKGIGKWTIVFRHTLRNSLLPVLTYLGPLTAGVVTGSFIVEQIFAIPGLGKHFVQSITNRDYTVIMGTTVFYSIILLFAVLIVDILYSIVDPRIKLKGAKK; via the coding sequence GTGATTAAATATATTTTGAAAAGGCTGATGTATATACTTCTCGCGCTTTTCGTCATCGTAACGGCTACGTTTTTCTTAATGCGTCTTGCTCCAGGTAGTCCTTTTGCAAGTGAACGTAATTTCCCTCCTCAAATTGAGGAAAAGTTAAACGAAACGTATGGATTAAATAACCCTTGGTATATTCAATATAAAGATTATTTAATCGATACGGCCTCATTTAATTTCGGTGAGTCTATGAAGTATAAAGCGCGTTCTACAAATGATATGATTAATGAGAGCTTCCCAGTTTCGTTAACACTTGGGATTGAAGCTATGCTACTGGCGATTGGATTCGGTGTATTAATAGGCGTAGTTTCAGCGCTTTATCATAATAAATGGCCGGATTATTTGGCAACGACCTTTGCGGTGCTCGGTATTTCAGTACCATCATTTATTTTGGCAGGCTTAATGCAGTATTTCTTAGCATTTAAATTAGGCTGGTTCCCTGTTAGTGGATGGAAGGGCTTCATCTATAGTGTTTTACCTGCCCTTGCTATCGCATTCTCACACATGGGCTTTATCGCAAAATTAACACGTTCAAGTATGCTTGAGCAAAATAGCAGTGATTATGTAAAAATGGCACGTGCTAAAGGAATTGGCAAATGGACAATCGTTTTCCGCCATACTTTACGAAATTCCTTACTGCCAGTTCTTACTTACCTTGGACCATTAACAGCTGGTGTTGTAACAGGTAGTTTCATCGTTGAACAAATATTCGCAATCCCTGGTCTAGGTAAACACTTTGTACAAAGTATTACAAACCGTGATTACACAGTTATCATGGGAACGACAGTGTTCTATTCAATCATCCTTTTATTTGCGGTATTAATTGTCGATATTCTATATAGCATTGTTGATCCGCGAATTAAGTTGAAGGGAGCGAAAAAGTAA
- a CDS encoding ABC transporter permease, with amino-acid sequence MTQQPINKDMFKIVGGNHEATDKLADKSVSFWKEVFIRFSHNKMAIFGLITLIIVIIMAITVPMLSQYKYSDQLGVYNSPPSADFWFGTDDLGRDIFVRIWAGARISLFIGITAAIIDLVIGVLWGSISGLAGGRVDNIMMRIADVLTAVPYLLVVIVLLVVLQPGLFPMIIALSITGWISMARIVRGEVLSIKNQEYVLAARTLGASTMHLILKHLIPNALGAILVTMTLTIPSAIFTESFLSYLGLGVPAPHASWGTMASEGNKAITNAPWRLIFPAVFISLTIFAFNAVGDGLRDALDPKLRK; translated from the coding sequence ATGACACAGCAACCGATTAACAAAGATATGTTTAAAATTGTCGGTGGAAATCATGAAGCAACAGATAAATTAGCTGATAAATCCGTTTCCTTCTGGAAGGAAGTATTTATTCGCTTTTCACATAATAAAATGGCAATTTTCGGTTTAATTACACTGATTATCGTTATTATCATGGCGATTACTGTTCCAATGCTTTCACAATATAAATATAGCGATCAACTTGGTGTTTACAACAGTCCCCCATCTGCTGATTTTTGGTTTGGGACAGATGATTTAGGTCGTGATATTTTCGTACGTATTTGGGCAGGTGCTCGTATTTCCCTATTCATCGGGATTACAGCGGCTATTATTGACTTAGTGATTGGTGTTCTTTGGGGAAGTATTTCAGGTTTAGCAGGTGGTCGTGTTGATAATATTATGATGCGTATTGCCGACGTATTAACAGCTGTGCCTTACCTTTTAGTTGTAATCGTTTTATTAGTAGTTTTACAACCAGGTTTATTCCCTATGATTATCGCTCTTTCGATTACAGGCTGGATTAGCATGGCTCGTATCGTTCGTGGTGAAGTATTATCCATTAAAAATCAAGAATATGTACTAGCTGCACGTACTTTAGGTGCGAGCACAATGCATTTAATCTTAAAACATTTAATTCCAAATGCACTTGGTGCTATTTTAGTAACAATGACTCTAACAATTCCGTCTGCTATTTTCACTGAGTCATTCTTAAGTTATTTAGGACTTGGTGTTCCTGCTCCGCATGCTTCATGGGGTACAATGGCATCTGAAGGGAATAAAGCTATTACAAATGCTCCTTGGCGTTTAATTTTCCCAGCAGTATTTATCTCGCTAACAATCTTTGCGTTTAACGCTGTTGGTGACGGCTTACGTGATGCACTAGATCCAAAACTACGTAAATAA
- a CDS encoding methyl-accepting chemotaxis protein, with amino-acid sequence MSVGKKLSFGFFSIIFTLFLSLLILFIQFTKIENKVEEALEKRVSLVELSDNIKIELAMQGLFIRAIFIEDTPYNKESFEKYALMLDEHVDEITEKADSPDMIEYAKELNTYNNDFNKAADAVLALHEEGNIEEALKKVNGEAQQANRGLSDVSDKIVDYQKNQLEIITKESKQAVKNSQIISVIAIIIGVTLGIFLMFYVQRKITRPLKSVVAAANNIANGELYHQDIANQSKDEIGQLAISFNTMKSNVRNLMTHIQENSEHLTGAAEELTASTEEVSATTEEVTSRINETATSAAAATIAAKESAAAMDETATGVQRIAEATQQLHQNAIATSETANSGNNIIEEAQQQMNVINDSTQLINTLVQKLSKQSVEISNITEVITTITDQTNLLALNAAIEAARAGEHGKGFAVVADEVRKLAEESKQSANQIVALTQDIQQDTKNVEKAVFDGLHSVTDGVKMIGNAGLAFESIVQAINTMSDQIEDISATSEEISASAEQVAASVAEIAYGASASADNTQIIADAMIEQAATIQQVNLVATDLSEKALDLQDQIHQFKL; translated from the coding sequence ATGTCTGTAGGCAAAAAGTTAAGCTTCGGTTTTTTCTCGATAATCTTTACCTTATTCCTGTCTTTGCTTATTTTATTTATCCAATTTACTAAAATTGAAAATAAAGTAGAAGAAGCTTTAGAAAAACGTGTCTCTTTAGTTGAACTATCAGATAATATTAAAATTGAATTGGCAATGCAAGGTCTTTTTATTCGTGCAATATTTATAGAAGATACTCCATATAATAAGGAGAGTTTTGAAAAATATGCATTAATGCTTGATGAGCATGTTGACGAAATTACAGAAAAAGCAGATTCACCTGATATGATTGAGTACGCTAAAGAGCTTAATACATATAACAATGATTTTAACAAAGCAGCTGATGCTGTTTTGGCTTTACACGAAGAAGGTAATATAGAAGAAGCTTTAAAAAAAGTAAATGGTGAAGCCCAACAAGCGAACAGAGGACTATCAGATGTCTCTGATAAAATTGTAGACTATCAAAAGAATCAATTAGAAATTATTACCAAGGAATCGAAACAGGCAGTAAAAAATTCTCAAATTATTTCTGTCATTGCAATTATTATCGGTGTAACACTCGGTATCTTCCTTATGTTCTATGTACAACGCAAAATTACTCGTCCTTTAAAATCCGTTGTAGCCGCAGCTAATAATATTGCAAACGGTGAATTATATCACCAAGATATCGCGAATCAATCGAAAGATGAAATTGGCCAACTGGCAATATCTTTTAACACGATGAAAAGCAACGTCCGTAATTTAATGACACATATACAAGAAAACTCTGAACATTTAACAGGTGCAGCTGAGGAGTTAACAGCCTCTACCGAAGAAGTTTCAGCTACAACCGAAGAGGTAACTTCCCGTATTAATGAAACCGCTACTTCAGCCGCAGCTGCAACAATCGCTGCAAAGGAAAGTGCTGCTGCTATGGATGAAACTGCTACAGGTGTACAACGTATTGCTGAAGCAACACAACAACTTCACCAAAATGCTATTGCTACATCGGAAACAGCCAACAGTGGTAACAACATAATAGAAGAAGCTCAACAACAAATGAATGTTATCAATGATTCAACACAACTAATTAACACGCTCGTTCAAAAACTGAGTAAACAATCAGTAGAAATAAGCAATATTACAGAAGTCATAACAACAATTACCGATCAAACAAATTTACTTGCACTTAATGCCGCAATCGAAGCAGCCCGTGCTGGTGAACACGGTAAAGGCTTCGCTGTAGTAGCTGATGAGGTCCGCAAGCTAGCGGAAGAATCAAAACAATCTGCCAATCAAATTGTCGCTTTAACACAAGACATCCAGCAAGATACTAAAAATGTTGAAAAGGCAGTATTTGATGGCCTTCATTCTGTAACAGATGGTGTTAAAATGATAGGAAATGCAGGGCTAGCCTTTGAATCCATCGTACAAGCAATTAATACAATGTCAGATCAAATTGAAGATATTTCTGCAACTTCTGAAGAAATATCCGCTAGCGCTGAACAAGTTGCTGCATCGGTTGCTGAAATTGCTTACGGTGCTTCTGCAAGTGCTGACAATACACAAATTATCGCTGATGCGATGATAGAACAAGCAGCGACAATCCAACAAGTAAACTTAGTTGCAACAGATTTAAGTGAAAAGGCTCTCGATTTACAAGATCAGATTCATCAGTTTAAGTTATAA
- a CDS encoding Rqc2 family fibronectin-binding protein: MAFDGLFTYSMTTDLQQLVTGRITKIHQPNAQEVVLQIRANGGNHKLLFSIHPSYARVHLTEQTIENPSEPPMFCMLLRKHIEGGFISSIKQHDLDRIIIVEIQSKNEIGDPIVRELHAEIMGRHSNLLLIDKEQTKIIDSLKHLSPSMNSFRTILPGQPYIAPPAQNKWQPLTVTDEQLTVFFNEPKTAKEVVSQFVGFSPLHAEELLFRLASTANKVICFRDFMAAFRDGGTEPMYVFANNKTYFSPIALTHLQGEKTVYPNLHELLDRVFFARAERDRVKQQAGDLERWLQNEIDKLSLKIKKLTKDYERASKLDQFQLFGELLMANIYAFEKGVKEVTVTNYYSESAEEITIPVSERKTPIENAQSYYTKYTKAKNALIMVQEQLEKTKEEITYFEMLAQQVQQASPGDIEEIREELAEQGYLKLRHAKKKKKQLKPEPERYISSTGTPISVGKNNKQNDMLTFKIAKRTDTWLHTKDIPGSHVVIHATEPDETTLREAATLAAYFSKARDSSSVPVDYTEIRQVKKPNGAKPGFVIYFEQKTLFIDPEETVILQLKKQS, translated from the coding sequence ATGGCATTCGATGGCTTATTTACTTATTCAATGACAACAGACCTGCAACAATTAGTAACAGGTCGTATTACTAAAATACATCAACCTAACGCTCAAGAAGTTGTTTTACAAATTCGTGCAAATGGTGGCAACCATAAATTATTGTTTTCTATCCACCCTTCCTATGCACGTGTACATCTTACTGAGCAAACAATAGAAAATCCCTCAGAACCTCCTATGTTTTGTATGTTATTACGTAAACATATAGAAGGTGGTTTTATTTCTTCTATTAAACAGCATGACCTAGATCGCATTATTATAGTAGAAATCCAAAGCAAAAATGAAATTGGCGATCCAATTGTACGAGAATTACACGCAGAGATTATGGGTCGACATAGTAACCTGCTATTAATAGATAAGGAACAAACTAAAATTATCGATAGTTTAAAACATTTATCACCATCGATGAATAGTTTCCGCACTATATTACCAGGGCAGCCTTATATCGCACCACCTGCACAAAATAAATGGCAACCACTAACGGTAACAGATGAGCAGCTAACTGTATTTTTTAATGAGCCGAAAACAGCAAAGGAAGTAGTTTCACAATTTGTTGGCTTTTCGCCATTACATGCCGAGGAGTTATTATTCCGTTTAGCATCTACAGCTAATAAAGTTATATGTTTCAGAGACTTTATGGCTGCCTTTCGTGATGGTGGCACAGAACCGATGTATGTATTTGCTAATAACAAAACCTATTTCTCCCCTATCGCTTTAACCCATTTACAAGGAGAAAAAACCGTTTATCCGAATTTACATGAGCTGCTTGATCGCGTATTTTTCGCGCGCGCGGAGCGAGATCGAGTGAAGCAACAGGCAGGAGATTTAGAACGCTGGCTACAAAATGAAATTGATAAATTGTCATTAAAAATAAAAAAACTGACAAAAGACTATGAACGTGCATCCAAACTAGATCAATTCCAATTGTTTGGGGAACTGCTTATGGCCAATATTTACGCTTTCGAAAAAGGTGTGAAGGAAGTAACAGTAACTAACTATTATAGTGAGTCCGCTGAAGAAATTACGATTCCTGTAAGCGAACGTAAAACACCTATTGAAAATGCGCAAAGTTATTACACAAAATACACAAAAGCTAAAAACGCCCTTATTATGGTACAAGAGCAGCTTGAAAAAACAAAAGAGGAAATAACATATTTTGAAATGCTAGCGCAACAGGTTCAACAGGCATCCCCAGGTGATATAGAAGAAATTCGTGAGGAATTAGCCGAACAAGGCTATTTAAAATTACGTCACGCTAAGAAAAAGAAAAAACAACTAAAGCCTGAGCCAGAACGTTATATATCATCTACAGGGACACCGATTTCAGTAGGAAAAAACAATAAACAAAATGACATGCTAACATTTAAAATTGCGAAGCGGACAGATACATGGCTACATACAAAGGACATACCAGGTTCGCATGTAGTCATTCACGCTACTGAGCCAGATGAAACGACATTGAGAGAAGCCGCAACACTTGCCGCGTATTTCTCCAAAGCTCGCGACTCTTCCTCAGTTCCAGTAGACTATACAGAAATACGTCAAGTCAAAAAGCCAAATGGTGCTAAACCTGGATTTGTTATCTATTTCGAACAAAAAACATTATTTATCGATCCAGAAGAAACTGTCATTTTACAGTTAAAAAAACAGTCTTAA